From Bos javanicus breed banteng chromosome 5, ARS-OSU_banteng_1.0, whole genome shotgun sequence, the proteins below share one genomic window:
- the KCNH3 gene encoding potassium voltage-gated channel subfamily H member 3 isoform X3, with protein sequence MPAMRGLLAPQNTFLDTIATRFDGTHSNFVLGNAQVAGLFPVVYCSDGFCDLTGFSRAEVMQRGCACSFLYGPDTSELVRQQIRKALDEHKEFKAELILYRKSGLPFWCLLDVIPIKNEKGEVALFLVSHKDISETKNRGGPDSWKESGGGRRRYGRAGSKGFNANRRRSRAVLYHLSGHLQKQPKGKHKLNKGVFGEKPNLPEYKVAAIRKSPFILLHCGALRATWDGFILLATLYVAVTVPYSVCVSTAREPSAARGPPSVCDLAVEVLFILDIVLNFRTTFVSKSGQVVFAPKSICLHYVTTWFLLDVIAALPFDLLHAFKVNVYFGAHLLKTVRLLRLLRLLPRLDRYSQYSAVVLTLLMAVFALLAHWVACVWFYIGQLEIESSASELPEIGWLQELARRLETPYYLVGRSPAAGNSSGQSDNCSSSFGEANRTGPELLGGPSLRSAYITSLYFALSSLTSVGFGNVSANTDTEKIFSICTMLIGALMHAVVFGNVTAIIQRMYARRFLYHSRTRDLRDYIRIHRIPKPLKQRMLEYFQATWAVNNGIDTTELLQSLPDELRADIAMHLHKEVLQLPLFEAASRGCLRALSLALRPAFCTPGEYLIHQGDALQALYFVCSGSMEVLKGGTVLAILGKGDLIGCELPRREQVVKANADVKGLTYCVLQCLQLAGLHESLALYPEFAPRFSRGLRGELSYNLGAGGGPAEADTSSLSGDNTLMSTLEEKETDGEQGPAASPAPADEPSSPLLSPGCTSSSSAAKLLSPRRTVPRSRLGGRGRPGRAGALQAEAGPSTHPRSLEGLRLPPVPWNVPPDLSPRVVDGIEDGCGSDQPKFSFRVRQSGPECSSSPSPGPEVSGPLREIQGWGSRVENDHRAGPAALRVSPSLEDRTRDNHEGSFPRGKPESVCPRLPGGLHWIQQLGQGYKWLLLAAGLARPVWSVLTRQRPGPHAIFIDQPWLVTPSYCPQRTACSLSPLGPAR encoded by the exons ATGCCGGCCATGCGGGGACTCCTGGCGCCGCAGAACACCTTCCTGGACACCATCGCCACGCGCTTCGACGGCACGC ATAGTAACTTCGTGCTGGGCAATGCCCAGGTGGCGGGGCTCTTCCCCGTGGTCTACTGCTCTGATGGCTTCTGTGACCTCACGGGTTTCTCCCGGGCCGAGGTCATGCAGCGGGGCTGCGCCTGCTCCTTCCTCTATGGGCCAGACACAAGTGAGCTCGTCCGCCAACAGATCCGCAAGGCCCTGGATGAGCACAAGGAGTTCAAGGCTGAGCTGATCCTGTACCGGAAGAGTG GGCTCCCGTTCTGGTGTCTCCTGGATGTGATACCCATAAAGAATGAGAAAGGGGAGGTGGCCCTCTTCCTGGTCTCTCACAAGGACATCAGTGAAACCAAGAACCGAGGGGGGCCTGACAGCTGGAAGGAGTCAG GTGGTGGTCGACGCCGATATGGCCGGGCTGGATCCAAAGGTTTCAATGCCAACCGGCGACGGAGCCGGGCTGTGCTCTACCACCTGTCTGGGCACCTGCAGAAGCAGCCCAAGGGCAAGCACAAGCTCAATAAG GGGGTGTTTGGGGAGAAGCCAAATCTGCCTGAGTACAAGGTAGCCGCCATCCGGAAGTCGCCCTTCATCCTGCTGCACTGTGGGGCGCTGAGGGCCACTTGGGATGGCTTCATCCTGCTGGCCACCCTCTACGTGGCTGTCACCGTGCCCTACAGCGTGTGCGTGAGCACAGCCCGGGAGCCCAGTGCCGCCCGTGGCCCCCCCAGTGTCTGCGACCTGGCCGTGGAGGTCCTCTTCATTCTCG ACATTGTGCTGAATTTCCGTACCACGTTCGTGTCCAAGTCAGGCCAGGTGGTGTTTGCCCCCAAGTCCATTTGCCTCCACTACGTTACCACGTGGTTCCTGTTGGATGTCATTGCAGCGCTGCCCTTTGACCTGCTGCACGCCTTCAAGGTCAATGTG TACTTCGGGGCGCACCTGCTGAAGACAGTGCGACTCCTGCGGCTGCTTCGCCTGCTCCCCCGGCTGGACCGCTACTCGCAGTACAGCGCCGTGGTGCTGACCCTGCTCATGGCCGTGTTCGCCCTGCTCGCCCACTGGGTGGCCTGCGTCTGGTTCTACATTGGCCAGCTGGAAATTGAGAGCAGCGCCTCGGAGCTGCCCGAGATTG gcTGGCTGCAGGAGCTGGCCCGCCGACTGGAGACCCCTTACTACCTGGTGGGCCGGAGCCCTGCCGCAGGGAACAGCTCGGGCCAGAGTGACAACTGTAGCAGCAGCTTCGGCGAGGCCAACAGGACCGGGCCTGAGCTCCTGGGCGGCCCCTCACTGCGCAGCGCCTACATCACCTCCCTCTACTTCGCGCTCAGCAGCCTCACCAGCGTGGGCTTCGGCAACGTGTCCGCCAACACGGACACGGAGAAGATCTTCTCCATCTGCACCATGCTCATCGGCG ccctgatgCACGCGGTGGTGTTTGGGAACGTGACGGCCATCATCCAGCGCATGTACGCCCGCCGCTTTCTGTACCACAGCCGCACCCGCGACCTGCGCGACTACATCCGCATCCACCGCATCCCCAAGCCCCTCAAGCAGCGCATGCTCGAGTACTTCCAGGCGACCTGGGCGGTGAACAACGGTATCGACACCACAGAG CTGCTGCAGAGCCTCCCGGACGAGCTCCGCGCTGACATCGCCATGCACCTGCACAAGGAGGTCCTGCAGCTGCCCCTGTTCGAGGCGGCCAGCCGGGGCTGCCTGCGGGCGCTGTCCCTGGCCTTGCGGCCCGCCTTCTGCACGCCGGGCGAGTACCTCATCCACCAGGGCGACGCCCTCCAGGCCCTCTACTTCGTCTGCTCTGGCTCCATGGAGGTGCTCAAGGGCGGAACTGTGCTCGCCATCCTAG GGAAGGGAGACCTGATCGGCTGTGAGCTGCCCCGGCGTGAGCAGGTGGTCAAGGCCAACGCCGATGTGAAGGGGCTGACGTACTGCGTCCTACAGTGTCTGCAGCTGGCCGGGCTGCATGAGAGCCTGGCACTGTACCCCGAGTTTGCCCCCCGCTTCAGCCGGGGCCTCCGAGGGGAGCTCAGCTACAACCTGGGTGCTGGTGGAGGCCCCGCCGAG GCAGACACCAGCTCCCTGAGTGGCGACAACACCCTCATGTCCaccctggaggagaaggagacagacgGGGAGCAGGGCCCCgcagcctccccagccccagctgatGAGCCCTCCAGCCCCCTGCTGTCCCCTGGCTGCACCTCCTCGTCCTCAGCTGCCAAGCTGCTATCCCCGCGGCGAACTGTGCCCCGGTCCCGGCTAGGTGGCAGAGGGcggccaggcagggctggggcttTGCAGGCTGAGGCCGGCCCCTCAACTCACCCTCGGAGCTTGGAGGGGCTGCGGCTGCCCCCCGTGCCATGGAATGTGCCCCCAGATCTGAGCCCCAG GGTTGTAGATGGGATTGAGGACGGCTGTGGCTCCGACCAGCCCAAGTTCTCCTTCCGTGTGAGGCAGTCTGGCCCGGAATGTAGCAGCAGCCCTTCTCCTGGACCAG AAGTGTCTGGCCCACTGCGGGAGATACAGGGCTGGGGAAGCAGAGTTGAAAATGACCACCGGGCAGGCCCGGCAGCCCTCAGAGTGTCCCCTAGCCTGGAAGACAGAACAAGAGACAATCACGAAGGCAGCTTCCCAAGGGGGAAGCCCGAGTCAGTGTGCCCGAGGCTCCCTGGCGGTTTGCACTGGATTCAGCAACTCGGGCAAGGTTACAAATGGCTGCTCCTGGCGGCAGGCCTGGCCAGGCCAGTGTGGTCTGTGCTCACCAGGCAGAGGCCTGGACCCCACGCTATCTTCATTGACCAGCCCTGGCTGGTAACCCCTTCCTACTGTCCACAGAGAACGGCCTGCTCACTGTCCCCCTTGGGCCCAGCGAGGTGA